In Glandiceps talaboti chromosome 14, keGlaTala1.1, whole genome shotgun sequence, a single genomic region encodes these proteins:
- the LOC144445242 gene encoding zinc finger protein 862-like, whose product MFLTLGTTIKQQPLDQLREVNSFGLLLDEVTVVVTTEQLVSFVKYVGIDGKALTKFLSVQDVLSKSTSANAATICQLILDEIEECQLPPEKMTGLSTDGANVMVGKNNGVMTKLKLHSTNLLNVHCICHKLALPCFYSNGELKYIKEMETILPLLWKFLVNVKIQEAMKALSVSKQAC is encoded by the coding sequence ATGTTTCTGACACTTGGCACAACAATCAAACAGCAACCTTTGGACCAACTAAGAGAGGTAAATTCGTTTGGTCTCCTGCTTGATGAAGTGACTGTTGTAGTAACTACAGAACAACTGGTTTCCTTTGTGAAGTATGTTGGGATTGATGGTAAAGCACTCACCAAGTTCTTGTCTGTCCAAGATGTCCTTTCAAAATCTACTTCTGCCAATGCTGCTACCATTTGTCAACTGATACTAGATGAAATAGAGGAATGCCAGCTACCACCAGAAAAGATGACAGGCCTGAGTACAGATGGTGCCAATGTAATGGTAGGCAAAAATAATGGTGTGATGACCAAGCTGAAATTACATTCCACAAATCTCCTGAATGTCCACTGTATATGCCATAAACTAGCCCTACCATGTTTTTACTCAAATGGTGAGCTGAAATACATCAAAGAAATGGAGACGATTCTTCCACTACTCTGGAAATTTTTAGTCAATGTCAAGATACAAGAAGCAATGAAagctctgtctgtctctaaACAGGCTTGTTAG